The Bacteroidales bacterium genome includes a region encoding these proteins:
- a CDS encoding DUF4929 family protein codes for MKLRNFLFLLVALPIVVLTSCSGDDDSEKMTNYVQLSVNGGTGGVTTMAEDATEPITIKVLLSYFVEETTTINFDLVGNEGDILRLEENIIEIPANTKTAELKVYSNNKNSIITEQSVTVKIASSSNDKIVLSNPWTIKVQPAASMPELTEEQKALIAGYKENLGIDLYRMMGKVACTVKVSFPYVEGDDKEYFNEGNDAREFTSETIITLSENATADKPVLKMVSNPMGLNDFMFEMLRKNTTEDVYEGWYSYPYSIAALGAVGYTPAEDGKFMIAASETFEMTLDDLAIENDQITFTQEVEDTWGDMITSVPFSYNFSLWNKLQAKSEEIVEVDEYGDGEMVEYTLSELFEYGASMDPKQYLLISTISEDYFGNEPTDWVEPTSSYNFEEGTFKFVFPFDMYNSYGYQNVEVTYVMNAAK; via the coding sequence ATGAAACTAAGAAATTTTTTATTCTTATTGGTGGCATTACCAATAGTTGTGTTAACATCATGTTCAGGTGATGATGACTCAGAGAAAATGACAAACTATGTTCAACTAAGTGTTAATGGAGGAACAGGTGGAGTAACAACAATGGCAGAGGATGCAACAGAGCCTATTACTATCAAAGTCCTTTTGTCATACTTTGTAGAGGAGACAACAACTATCAACTTCGACTTGGTTGGTAACGAGGGAGATATTTTACGTCTTGAAGAGAATATAATTGAGATACCTGCAAATACAAAAACTGCGGAGTTGAAAGTATATTCAAACAACAAAAACTCTATAATAACAGAGCAATCAGTAACAGTTAAGATTGCATCATCAAGCAATGATAAAATTGTGTTGAGCAATCCTTGGACAATAAAAGTACAACCTGCTGCATCAATGCCTGAGTTAACCGAGGAGCAAAAAGCTTTGATTGCAGGATATAAAGAGAATCTTGGAATTGACCTATATCGTATGATGGGAAAAGTTGCTTGTACTGTAAAAGTATCATTCCCATATGTTGAAGGTGATGACAAAGAGTACTTTAATGAAGGAAACGATGCTCGTGAGTTCACATCAGAGACAATTATTACATTGAGCGAAAATGCAACAGCCGACAAACCGGTTTTAAAAATGGTATCAAACCCAATGGGATTGAACGACTTTATGTTTGAGATGTTGCGTAAAAACACAACCGAAGATGTTTACGAGGGATGGTATTCATACCCATACTCAATTGCTGCATTGGGCGCAGTAGGATATACTCCTGCGGAAGATGGCAAATTTATGATTGCGGCAAGTGAAACATTTGAAATGACTCTTGATGATCTTGCAATAGAGAATGATCAAATAACATTTACTCAAGAGGTAGAGGATACATGGGGAGATATGATTACATCAGTACCATTCTCTTATAACTTCTCATTATGGAATAAACTACAAGCAAAATCAGAAGAGATTGTAGAGGTTGATGAGTATGGCGATGGAGAGATGGTAGAATATACATTGAGCGAATTATTTGAGTATGGAGCATCAATGGATCCTAAACAATATCTATTGATAAGCACAATATCAGAAGACTACTTTGGTAATGAGCCAACTGACTGGGTAGAGCCAACATCTTCATACAACTTTGAGGAAGGAACATTCAAATTTGTATTCCCATTTGATATGTATAACTCATATGGTTATCAAAATGTAGAGGTAACATATGTAATGAATGCAGCAAAATAA
- a CDS encoding T9SS type A sorting domain-containing protein has translation MAFILITWIPIHATDYMNVYLTSQGSFQSINIDEIDKITFPSEDEVNITISGVATPMAIEDVEVITFGDTDITSIEESEVETSEIEIIYIASAGEVHITSPEVINQVQLYNMQGVLMQYQTPNSEEATLNVGNYPSGIYVVAVQSKGEIETKKIIK, from the coding sequence ATGGCATTCATACTGATAACGTGGATACCGATTCACGCAACAGACTATATGAATGTCTATCTAACATCTCAAGGCTCGTTTCAGTCAATCAATATTGATGAAATAGACAAAATCACATTCCCTTCGGAGGATGAAGTAAACATCACCATTTCTGGCGTGGCAACCCCTATGGCAATAGAAGATGTTGAAGTCATCACCTTTGGCGATACCGATATAACCTCCATAGAGGAGTCTGAGGTAGAAACTTCAGAGATAGAGATAATCTATATTGCATCGGCAGGTGAAGTACACATAACCTCCCCCGAAGTAATCAACCAAGTACAACTCTACAATATGCAAGGAGTGCTGATGCAGTATCAAACTCCTAACAGTGAGGAGGCAACTCTTAATGTCGGAAACTACCCCTCGGGCATCTATGTAGTAGCAGTACAATCAAAAGGAGAGATAGAAACTAAGAAAATAATAAAATAG
- a CDS encoding SusC/RagA family TonB-linked outer membrane protein: MWRSRILPILIIFCLPLCVEAQKRLTGSVVDTDRNPLPGAAIRILDSQLGTVSDADGNYQLVGVYNGAVIEYSFLGMTTKTIKYRGEKVIDIVLSEDETQLDEVVVSAKTNINEIDIRAKSGVVQSIDIKRVEEKPMIDMGLALQGSVPGLNVINTGELGAVPEIRIRGNSSLRKGNATNEPLYVLDGQVITAETFYNLNTSDIQDIKVLKDAAACALYGVKAANGVLEITSKRGYEGKTSVNYNMNIGVTARGRRGIEMMNSAEKLELERLIQNPETPGYRYSADYYNRFHSNDPNLQNLIAQGALKLDSMRNINTDWFDELLHTSLYQKHNLSLKGGSDATSYYVSANYTQQGGRIPGNDKQRMSLRLNLDQRLGKIGYLMMSVNGGYSKTNTPNGTTNDPASLVYDLNPYEQKFGELWSNPGRTYKDLMNQFSEVGTDTDAGATASITITPVSGLDIAAVGGVNFMLAENRQFTPSTAYSETHSGIPEEERGIYSKSKLSTINLSSNVRITYSKTFNDKHDFTIGANTDYYMTSSDNVLMRGYGVGTINSAAAINQSLQGNRQPYVSGLRDKSAQIGIGVVSGYTYDGTYDLFATYKLDASSVLPADKRWNSAWAVGAGWTPSQYRFFKRQRVLTNLNLKASYGYMANLNGVSISSTVASFAYSTSKYETQRPLDLLALYNSDLKPEQTKSIDAGLSLEFFKRLTIDVNWYNRTTEDALLDVPIPASTGFSSLKRNIGSLQNQGVELSLNAKVVDLYDWTFIIGANMAYNKNKVLDLYYTDKIYTSEESIVPDYEVGKSYDMLYGPHSLGINPLTGYPVFLLPDGTEKQATEALKAEDVIALGYSTPPYTGSFKVTLTYKSFDLDVDFYYSLGGIQRYNYSYVRTKDDIHKNAVAGQTENMWFRPGDQDKLYPTPFYTSTTAENNISLYPNSLTVGSSNYLRLSLISLRYRVPPKWLAQHIKFIKYANFAFQASNLFTWTKYSESDPESGTLAGTLQPVYTINMSLTF, from the coding sequence ATGTGGCGAAGTAGGATATTGCCTATATTGATAATTTTTTGTTTACCGCTATGTGTCGAGGCTCAAAAGCGACTAACAGGAAGTGTAGTTGATACCGATCGCAATCCACTGCCAGGAGCGGCAATACGAATACTTGACTCTCAGTTGGGAACTGTGTCGGATGCAGACGGAAATTATCAACTTGTAGGCGTATATAATGGGGCGGTTATAGAGTACTCATTTTTGGGAATGACAACCAAAACCATTAAATATAGAGGAGAAAAAGTTATTGATATAGTTCTAAGTGAAGATGAAACACAACTCGATGAGGTTGTAGTATCGGCAAAGACAAATATCAACGAGATAGATATACGTGCTAAAAGTGGAGTCGTTCAATCCATCGATATTAAACGCGTTGAGGAGAAACCTATGATAGATATGGGTTTGGCTCTTCAAGGCTCTGTGCCTGGTTTGAATGTGATAAATACAGGAGAGTTGGGTGCAGTCCCAGAGATTCGTATTCGCGGAAACTCTTCGTTGCGAAAAGGCAATGCTACAAACGAGCCTCTCTATGTATTAGACGGTCAGGTTATCACTGCTGAGACATTTTACAATTTAAACACCTCTGATATTCAGGATATAAAGGTTCTGAAAGATGCCGCTGCTTGTGCTTTGTATGGAGTAAAGGCGGCAAATGGAGTATTGGAGATAACCTCAAAACGCGGGTATGAGGGAAAGACCTCAGTAAACTACAATATGAATATTGGAGTAACCGCACGAGGTAGGCGAGGAATAGAGATGATGAACTCAGCCGAAAAGTTAGAGTTGGAGCGTCTTATCCAAAATCCTGAGACCCCGGGATATAGATATAGTGCCGACTACTATAACAGATTTCACTCAAACGATCCAAACTTGCAAAATCTTATAGCACAAGGAGCGTTGAAACTCGACTCAATGCGAAACATCAATACCGATTGGTTTGATGAACTACTGCATACAAGTCTATACCAAAAACACAACCTGAGTTTGAAAGGTGGAAGCGATGCAACATCGTACTATGTGTCTGCCAACTACACTCAACAGGGCGGAAGAATACCAGGAAACGACAAACAGAGAATGAGTCTGAGGTTAAATCTTGATCAACGACTTGGAAAGATTGGTTATTTGATGATGAGTGTAAACGGCGGATATTCAAAGACAAATACCCCTAACGGAACAACAAATGATCCAGCATCATTAGTTTATGATTTAAACCCTTATGAGCAGAAGTTTGGAGAGTTGTGGTCAAATCCAGGAAGAACATATAAAGACCTAATGAATCAGTTCTCCGAAGTTGGAACAGATACAGATGCAGGAGCAACAGCAAGTATAACCATAACGCCAGTTTCGGGGTTAGATATAGCTGCTGTTGGAGGAGTAAACTTTATGTTGGCAGAGAATCGTCAATTTACGCCCTCAACAGCATATAGCGAAACACACTCTGGTATTCCCGAAGAGGAGCGAGGTATATACTCAAAATCAAAACTATCAACAATAAACCTCTCTTCAAATGTTCGTATAACATATAGCAAGACCTTTAACGATAAGCACGACTTCACTATTGGAGCAAATACCGACTACTATATGACCTCATCAGATAATGTTCTAATGCGAGGCTATGGAGTTGGAACAATAAACTCGGCAGCAGCAATAAATCAGTCACTTCAGGGAAACCGTCAACCATACGTTAGCGGACTGCGGGACAAGAGTGCCCAAATAGGAATTGGAGTTGTTAGTGGATATACTTACGATGGAACATATGACCTTTTTGCAACCTATAAATTAGATGCTTCATCAGTATTACCAGCCGACAAACGATGGAATAGTGCATGGGCGGTGGGAGCAGGATGGACACCATCGCAATATCGTTTCTTTAAACGCCAGCGAGTGCTTACAAATCTAAATCTTAAAGCATCGTACGGATATATGGCAAACCTTAACGGAGTATCCATTTCATCAACCGTTGCAAGTTTTGCCTACTCAACATCAAAGTACGAGACACAAAGGCCATTAGATCTGCTTGCACTCTATAACAGTGATCTCAAGCCTGAACAGACAAAGAGTATTGATGCAGGATTGAGCCTTGAGTTCTTTAAACGCCTGACCATTGATGTCAATTGGTATAATCGTACAACCGAAGATGCACTCTTGGATGTGCCAATTCCTGCATCAACAGGATTCTCATCTTTGAAACGTAATATAGGTTCATTACAAAATCAGGGAGTGGAGTTGAGTCTTAATGCCAAAGTGGTTGACCTATACGACTGGACATTCATTATTGGTGCTAATATGGCTTATAACAAAAACAAAGTTTTAGACCTTTACTATACCGATAAGATATACACATCGGAGGAGTCAATAGTACCCGATTACGAAGTAGGCAAATCATACGATATGCTCTATGGACCACACTCTTTAGGAATAAATCCATTGACAGGTTATCCTGTATTCCTGCTTCCCGACGGAACAGAGAAACAAGCCACTGAGGCATTAAAAGCTGAAGATGTTATAGCATTGGGATATTCAACACCCCCATACACAGGAAGTTTTAAAGTGACATTAACATATAAATCATTCGATTTAGATGTAGATTTCTACTACTCATTGGGCGGAATACAACGCTATAACTACTCATATGTAAGAACAAAAGATGATATACATAAAAATGCAGTTGCAGGACAAACCGAAAATATGTGGTTCCGTCCGGGAGACCAAGATAAGTTATATCCAACACCATTCTACACCTCAACAACTGCAGAGAATAATATTTCGCTCTATCCCAACTCACTTACAGTAGGTAGTAGTAACTATTTAAGACTATCGTTAATATCGTTACGTTATCGCGTACCGCCCAAGTGGTTGGCACAACATATAAAGTTCATAAAGTATGCAAACTTTGCATTTCAGGCATCAAACCTCTTTACATGGACAAAGTATAGCGAGTCAGATCCCGAGAGCGGAACACTGGCAGGAACACTGCAACCAGTATATACAATTAATATGAGTTTAACATTCTAA
- a CDS encoding helix-turn-helix transcriptional regulator: MITEYRPTHKMSTLINDNNLLIMVMSRFGISLGFGDKTVQTICSEQGVDCATFLSVANFVSNKVCAVENISLPSIINYLKQAHNYFLDFNLPAIRRKLIEAIDCSGSDSVAMLIIKFYDEYVGEVRAHMEHENKTVFTYVDNLLRGVISTNYSISVFAEKHNGIEYKLQELKDIIIRYYPQRENNLLNSALFDIINCEQDLMLHRMVEDKLFVPAVVRIEEKVARGEFIMSKAEDKELTDAEKIQTLSEREKEIIVCVAKGMSNKEIAEELYLSVHTVTTHRRNISAKLQIHSPAGLTIFAIVNKLIKC; the protein is encoded by the coding sequence ATGATAACAGAATATCGCCCAACTCATAAAATGAGTACACTAATAAACGATAACAACTTGCTTATAATGGTAATGAGTAGGTTTGGAATATCATTGGGTTTTGGCGATAAAACTGTGCAGACAATATGCTCGGAGCAAGGCGTTGATTGTGCAACATTCCTTTCAGTAGCCAACTTTGTATCAAACAAGGTATGTGCAGTAGAAAATATATCATTACCCTCAATAATAAACTATCTAAAGCAAGCACACAATTACTTTTTGGATTTCAATCTTCCTGCCATCCGCCGCAAGTTAATTGAGGCAATAGATTGCTCGGGAAGCGACAGTGTGGCAATGCTGATAATAAAATTTTACGATGAGTATGTAGGAGAGGTGAGGGCTCATATGGAACACGAGAATAAAACTGTGTTTACATACGTTGATAACCTTTTGCGAGGAGTTATATCTACAAACTACTCTATATCTGTCTTTGCCGAGAAACATAACGGTATAGAGTATAAACTTCAGGAACTTAAAGATATAATTATACGCTATTATCCACAAAGAGAAAATAATCTCTTAAACTCTGCACTATTTGATATAATAAATTGTGAACAGGATCTAATGCTACACCGAATGGTTGAGGATAAACTCTTTGTTCCAGCGGTTGTGCGTATAGAGGAGAAGGTTGCTCGAGGAGAGTTTATAATGTCAAAAGCAGAAGATAAAGAGTTGACTGATGCAGAGAAGATACAAACGCTCAGTGAACGTGAAAAAGAGATAATAGTATGCGTAGCAAAAGGTATGAGCAATAAAGAGATTGCCGAGGAGTTATATCTTTCGGTACATACTGTAACCACTCATCGCAGAAACATATCTGCAAAATTGCAGATACACTCCCCAGCAGGTTTAACAATTTTTGCCATAGTAAATAAACTTATAAAGTGCTAA
- a CDS encoding RagB/SusD family nutrient uptake outer membrane protein, producing MKRNIKHIICILLVAIFCGCSLNIPPPDQFSDPDAITTVSTARSLLTSAYISYPHYEYQLSILGEDFCPTNLSGKDVSQQNLYRWQDNSINELAGEIWSTYYTTIAYCDVLLERLPNVATANTSEESEKKQIASETKTLKALCYFKLLQLFATPYHKNINADGVVIKKRIGVEVVARSSKSDCVTYIRTLLLDALSQSADTDKNGWLSKTAIYHILSQLELYAGNYTKAAQYAEDVLSVADDSWFTGTNYRYLWSANSYEGRIFAFNTTNPYYTSIQYDEPNGDYFAVNPEVEYAMSDVRREYNLYPFTMAGESRNLFGKYNMNNRKGEANNYVDMMRYAEAYFIAAEAYCRSGEESTGISKINHYLSLCGANTIPVTLTGEELIERIISEKLNEFVGEGINYLDIKRLANNDLKRYTAWGKSTYTTIRKESYKWTFPIPASEYRYNQAVSQNDGWPINR from the coding sequence ATGAAGAGAAATATAAAACATATTATTTGCATACTTTTGGTAGCAATCTTTTGTGGGTGTTCGTTAAACATTCCGCCACCCGATCAATTTTCTGATCCCGATGCAATAACAACCGTATCAACAGCACGTTCATTGTTAACATCGGCATACATATCATATCCCCATTATGAGTATCAACTCTCAATATTGGGAGAGGACTTTTGCCCTACAAATCTATCAGGAAAAGATGTATCGCAACAAAATCTATATCGTTGGCAAGATAACTCTATAAACGAGTTGGCAGGAGAGATATGGAGTACATACTACACAACCATTGCTTATTGTGATGTGTTGTTAGAGCGTCTGCCAAACGTAGCAACAGCAAACACATCAGAAGAGAGTGAGAAGAAACAGATTGCAAGTGAAACAAAAACACTTAAAGCATTGTGTTACTTCAAATTATTACAACTATTTGCTACACCATATCATAAAAATATAAATGCCGATGGTGTGGTAATTAAAAAGAGAATAGGAGTTGAAGTAGTTGCACGTTCTTCAAAATCAGATTGTGTAACCTATATTCGAACTCTACTGCTCGATGCTCTTTCACAAAGTGCAGATACCGATAAAAACGGCTGGTTGTCAAAAACTGCAATATACCACATATTGTCGCAATTAGAGTTATATGCAGGAAACTATACAAAGGCAGCCCAGTATGCTGAGGATGTTTTGTCAGTGGCAGATGACAGTTGGTTTACAGGAACAAATTACCGTTATCTATGGAGTGCAAACTCATACGAAGGACGTATATTTGCATTCAATACCACCAATCCATACTACACCTCAATACAGTATGATGAGCCTAATGGCGACTATTTTGCAGTAAACCCTGAAGTGGAGTATGCCATGAGTGATGTTCGCCGAGAGTATAATCTCTATCCCTTTACAATGGCGGGGGAGAGCAGAAATCTCTTTGGTAAATACAATATGAATAATCGTAAAGGGGAGGCAAACAACTATGTAGATATGATGCGATATGCCGAAGCATATTTTATAGCAGCCGAAGCCTATTGTCGCAGTGGAGAAGAGAGTACAGGTATATCAAAGATAAACCATTATCTCTCACTTTGCGGAGCAAACACAATACCTGTTACACTTACGGGCGAGGAGTTGATAGAGAGAATAATATCAGAAAAATTAAACGAGTTTGTGGGCGAAGGTATAAACTACCTTGATATTAAGCGTCTTGCAAACAATGATTTAAAACGCTATACAGCATGGGGAAAATCAACATATACAACCATCAGAAAAGAGAGTTACAAATGGACTTTCCCTATACCTGCATCAGAGTACCGATATAACCAGGCAGTATCGCAAAACGATGGTTGGCCAATAAACAGATAA
- a CDS encoding insulinase family protein, translating into MKLLRILSLFIFALSLQTTKAQSVSDKMPIELPSNTIEGWLNNGLHYIIRPNNHPNNSVEMRLVMRLGSVQERDNEKGAAHFLEHAAFLGTENFPERKMIEYWESVGMKFGRDINAYTGYDRTIYSVTVPVDNQYDTAIDTSLIALRDWLCGITFEEERIKKERGVILEELRGYQIEDNFYSLKIGNGRFADHIPLGREKDIKRIDNKKLKGFYKHWYTPQLASVVVVGMVDTADIKQKIEKIFSSVPTHTPEGYELYPLTYKKGTQIKEVCDTLMRKSKIELIIPHKCIVGKTLETVYRRELDNLLVRALSNRFSARGMNISVSDSWYLADKKHLVFSFSGTSREELLQQISELVSELHYVWHNGFTPDEMADVKSSMLHSLKIYNNTLPSSMWCEDFADYIISGDRYIQTQREMERLVEKILRTEARQLLWMLKRWIDYKNETLLVAYTNKYGKEESISVKDIDEAWRRGTTLQAEPFIYKQKEEEEEVVISTPECLQVTKAFNPNDVESTYYYENISVSEINLKNGLRILLRPTCDGSDRVQLSLFARGGVADLSEEDLYKYDATAGYMEMGMIEAVPYDTITTYMLQNSLALNTGISPHWHELLASAPTSKAGEMFNLVYEKIHRPERCYSDFEEVKADEVESFGDETLLQKMMKRDSERMLVNRMDYILGNTSHKNIRARIVEDIKSLNLDSIATYYTTLFSNPQGTTILLTGSFDADAMAPLMVSTFADMRSTPASYTFSSTPYELPQTYYSEAFESDNQTQTAFDYILAGNYTPSLKNSLTLKLMRDVLQDRFLKVFREKENIAYSPYVGIVYNGLPQQTFYFDFMGAVDSHNMAFAEELLSSIILSLKSSPISDTELQALKRSFIVTKRQVLNEQAVADWKNNLINLIKSGETLSDFNQYEEVLSGITPETLQEAFNEYLHPERAILLYIGDYKR; encoded by the coding sequence ATGAAACTTTTGCGAATATTATCGCTATTCATATTTGCACTATCATTGCAAACCACAAAAGCTCAATCGGTGTCTGACAAGATGCCGATTGAGTTACCATCTAATACCATTGAGGGTTGGCTAAATAATGGGTTGCACTATATTATTCGCCCCAATAATCATCCCAATAATAGCGTTGAGATGCGATTGGTTATGCGTTTAGGTTCGGTACAAGAGAGAGACAACGAGAAGGGTGCAGCACACTTCCTGGAACATGCCGCTTTTTTAGGAACAGAGAACTTTCCTGAACGTAAAATGATTGAGTATTGGGAGAGTGTAGGTATGAAGTTTGGACGCGATATTAATGCCTATACAGGTTACGACCGCACCATATATTCGGTAACAGTGCCTGTTGATAATCAATATGACACCGCAATTGATACCTCGTTAATTGCACTACGTGATTGGTTGTGTGGCATTACCTTTGAGGAGGAGAGAATAAAAAAAGAGAGGGGAGTGATATTAGAGGAACTTCGCGGTTATCAAATTGAAGATAACTTCTATTCGCTAAAGATTGGCAACGGACGCTTTGCCGACCATATACCTCTTGGAAGAGAGAAAGACATCAAACGAATTGATAATAAAAAATTAAAAGGTTTTTATAAACATTGGTACACTCCGCAATTAGCCTCTGTGGTTGTTGTTGGAATGGTTGATACCGCTGATATAAAACAAAAAATAGAGAAGATATTCTCTTCTGTACCCACTCATACACCTGAAGGGTATGAACTATATCCTTTAACCTACAAAAAAGGAACACAGATAAAAGAGGTGTGTGATACTTTGATGCGAAAATCAAAGATAGAACTTATAATCCCACACAAATGTATAGTGGGAAAAACATTAGAAACTGTATATCGTAGAGAGTTAGACAACCTGTTGGTAAGAGCATTGTCAAACAGATTTTCGGCACGAGGAATGAATATCTCAGTGTCCGATTCATGGTATCTTGCCGATAAGAAACATTTGGTATTCTCCTTCTCTGGAACAAGTAGAGAGGAGTTACTGCAACAAATATCGGAGTTGGTGTCAGAACTTCATTACGTATGGCATAACGGATTTACACCCGATGAAATGGCGGATGTAAAGTCAAGTATGTTACACTCACTAAAGATATATAATAACACTCTACCTTCATCAATGTGGTGTGAAGACTTTGCCGATTACATAATCTCAGGCGACAGATATATTCAAACGCAGCGCGAGATGGAGCGTTTAGTAGAGAAGATACTCAGAACAGAAGCACGTCAGTTGCTTTGGATGCTTAAACGTTGGATTGACTATAAGAACGAAACTCTGCTTGTTGCATATACAAACAAATATGGCAAAGAGGAGAGTATTTCAGTTAAAGATATTGATGAGGCATGGAGGCGAGGAACAACACTACAAGCCGAACCATTTATATATAAACAAAAAGAGGAAGAAGAGGAGGTTGTTATATCTACACCAGAATGTTTACAGGTTACAAAAGCCTTTAACCCCAACGATGTAGAATCAACCTACTATTACGAAAACATATCGGTATCGGAGATAAATCTTAAAAACGGATTACGAATACTACTCCGTCCCACTTGCGATGGCTCTGATAGAGTGCAACTCTCACTCTTTGCACGAGGAGGTGTGGCAGACTTAAGTGAAGAGGATTTGTATAAATACGATGCAACAGCAGGATATATGGAGATGGGAATGATTGAGGCTGTTCCATACGATACCATAACAACATATATGTTGCAAAACTCATTGGCACTAAATACAGGAATAAGTCCACATTGGCACGAACTATTAGCCTCTGCACCAACCTCAAAGGCAGGGGAAATGTTTAATCTTGTATATGAAAAGATACACCGACCAGAGCGTTGTTACTCCGATTTTGAGGAGGTAAAAGCAGATGAAGTAGAGTCATTTGGAGATGAAACATTACTGCAAAAGATGATGAAACGAGACTCTGAACGTATGTTGGTAAATCGTATGGATTATATATTGGGTAACACCTCGCACAAAAACATAAGAGCAAGAATAGTTGAAGATATAAAAAGTCTTAATCTCGATTCAATAGCAACATACTATACAACCCTATTCTCTAACCCACAAGGAACAACAATATTGCTAACAGGAAGTTTTGATGCAGATGCTATGGCACCTCTTATGGTCTCAACCTTTGCAGATATGCGTTCAACACCTGCTTCATACACCTTCTCTTCAACTCCATACGAACTCCCACAAACATATTATAGCGAGGCATTTGAGAGTGATAATCAAACACAAACAGCCTTTGATTACATATTGGCAGGAAACTATACACCATCGCTTAAAAACTCGTTAACGTTAAAATTGATGAGAGATGTGTTGCAAGACCGATTTCTGAAAGTATTTAGAGAGAAAGAGAATATTGCATACTCTCCCTACGTAGGAATTGTATATAACGGGCTACCACAACAAACATTCTATTTCGATTTTATGGGAGCTGTTGATAGCCATAATATGGCATTTGCAGAGGAGTTACTCTCTTCAATTATCCTCTCGTTAAAGAGTTCACCTATTTCAGATACAGAGTTACAAGCATTGAAACGCTCCTTTATAGTAACCAAACGTCAGGTGCTAAACGAGCAGGCAGTAGCCGATTGGAAAAACAATCTGATAAATCTTATTAAGAGCGGAGAAACTCTATCTGATTTCAACCAATATGAAGAGGTGCTTTCAGGGATTACACCCGAAACACTTCAAGAGGCATTTAATGAATATTTGCATCCTGAACGGGCAATATTATTATATATAGGAGATTATAAGAGATAG
- a CDS encoding ChaN family lipoprotein has protein sequence MRYIIITFTLLFTLSVNAQKGYKKAYTIFDSEGKEIGYETLIKKITPYNVVLFGEIHNCAIAHWLELEVARSLYTQHGNEFTMGAEMFEADNQLIIDEYMQRVITYDRFEDEARLWPNYSTDYYPFVYFAKENNIPFVATNVPRRYANVVKNKGLQYLDSLSQEAKSYLPPLPVTFKQEEENSAFSLMQMFSGSESNAEYMAQAQAIKDATMAWNIAKSGSKYFLHINGNYHSDFKQGIVPYLTEYAPQLRVVTICNVRQDDITSLEDENKGRADFYIAVPTDMSVSY, from the coding sequence ATGAGATACATTATAATAACCTTTACATTACTTTTCACTCTTTCGGTGAATGCACAAAAGGGATATAAAAAGGCGTACACTATATTTGATTCAGAGGGTAAAGAGATAGGTTACGAAACTCTGATAAAAAAAATAACGCCCTACAATGTTGTACTCTTTGGAGAGATACATAACTGTGCAATAGCACACTGGTTAGAGTTGGAAGTGGCACGTTCGCTATACACTCAACATGGTAACGAGTTTACTATGGGAGCCGAGATGTTTGAAGCAGACAATCAGTTGATAATAGATGAGTATATGCAGAGGGTAATAACATACGATCGCTTTGAAGATGAAGCACGTCTATGGCCTAATTACTCAACCGATTACTACCCATTTGTATATTTTGCAAAAGAGAATAATATCCCCTTTGTGGCAACTAACGTACCTCGCCGATATGCCAATGTGGTAAAGAACAAAGGGCTACAATATTTAGATTCTCTTTCACAAGAGGCAAAATCATACCTGCCACCTTTGCCTGTAACCTTTAAACAAGAGGAGGAGAACTCGGCATTCTCTCTTATGCAGATGTTTTCAGGTAGTGAATCAAATGCCGAATATATGGCGCAAGCACAAGCGATAAAAGATGCCACAATGGCATGGAATATAGCAAAGAGTGGCAGTAAATATTTTTTGCATATAAACGGAAATTACCACTCTGACTTTAAACAAGGTATAGTCCCCTATCTTACCGAGTATGCACCCCAATTAAGAGTGGTAACAATATGCAACGTTCGTCAAGATGATATCACTTCGCTCGAAGATGAGAACAAAGGCAGAGCCGACTTCTATATAGCAGTACCAACAGATATGAGCGTTTCGTATTAA